From the genome of Treponema denticola:
AAAATTTATTTTTTAGTCTTTGTTAATTTTTCTAAAAGAGTTCTTGCAGATTTCTCTACAGCTGCTGCAATTTCAGCGTCTGTAAGAGCGGCCCTGTAGCAGGTGGGAGTTCCTTCAAACTCTTCAAGTTCCTTTTCGTTATTACCGTACCACAAGTGAAAATGCTGCATAGGAGCTGTACCATGTACAACTACAAATGAAATCAAAGAATACATACCGGCATCTTTTCTTTCAGCCTTCATCGTCATATACGGTTTTGAAGGACTTGCAGCAACTCGGATATAGCTTGATCTAAAGACCTCTTTATTTCCTTTATAGAAAACAAGTTCATTTTTTCCGTCTTTTACGATAAATTCCATGTGGGAATAGTCCTTAACGGATTTATTTCCTTTCTGTAATTCGGCAATAATTTCAGCTTTTGTAAAATCTCCGCCTTTGGGATTTTTGCCTGCAAATTCTTTTATAACCTTTGCATAGGCAGCTTCAACCTCTTTACTTGTATTTTCAAATATAGATAATGTATTAATCCATTTGCCGTACTTGGCATAGGATTCAAAGGGAGAAACAGGGCTGAATTTAGTCATAGACTTAATTGAATTTTCAAAATTGCTTACCATTGTTTCTTTTGTTGTTGAAGCAGGAACATATGTCGGCCATGATTTATCACCTCCAACAATCCATGAGATGCTATATGAGGTGAATCTTCCATGCCAGTGAAGGATACCATCTCCATGTCTATCCGGCGGAATCAGAATAAGATATTTCACACTCCTTAATTCTTTAGTATCGGTTACAGCTTCAAAAGCTTCCCAAAAAAGGCCTTCTTGATCAGGAGCTGCTTGTTTACCGATGTACTTATACTCGCAAGGCATTTCAAATTTACTTCCATCCCGCTTTTGAATTGTAAATATGACAGTATTTGTTCCATCAAATTTTGCACTTACAACAGGACTTGCATACATATCTGCAACAGCAGCTTTTAAACCATCTTCCGTATAATAAGGCATCTTAGCCGCTGTTTCTTTGTATACGGCATTTAAGGAACTATCATCTTTTACGATATCGATAGAAATCCATTCACCTTTCCACGCAGCAAGTTCTTTGCCTGCTTCAACTTTCATGCTTCCGATTGTGCTAGGCATTGATTTACAGGCAGTAAAAATAACTGCGAGTGTAACCAGTATAAGTGCAATCTTTGCACCCATTCTTTTATTAACCATAATTAAACTCCTTTAAGTTAATATAAGTTATATGTAGCTAACTTTTTATTTAAACAAGAAACAATTCTTGACTTAAAGTAAAAAGAAACTAGCCTTTTTTATTTTCCGCAGAACAGCCGCAGCATCCGCAACCGCAGCCGCTCTTAGGATTGATATTTTTTTCTCCGCAGCTGCAGGCTGAAGCCTTACCCTTAAATATCCTGTAATATTTACGGATGAGTAAGAGAATCACGCCTGCAACTATAGAAATAGTCAAAACCATTCCCAATGTCATAAGGCAATCCTTATTTGACAGGCACTGCCTCAATCCAAAGTACGGCATCCTGTGAAAGTTCTTTACCGGCAAATTCTTTTACATTACCTGCACCGAGGGCAGCAAAGCCCCAGTATCCGGCCTTATGAGGAACAAAGGAGAAGTTTCCGTTTGCGTCGGCTAAAATAGTAGCGGCGGCATTTTTTGGTTTTGCCTTCTTCTCAAATTTGCTTTTTTTCATGTTTACATCAAAGTTGATATATTCAACTTCAATTTCCGCATTGGGAACAGGCTTACCTTTTGAGTCTACAACAGTACCTCTGAAAAGTCCGCCTACCCAAACATCGTAAGGCTTTACCAATGGCATGATTTCGGGATAACCTTCGGCACATCTTGCACTCCAGTCCGTATCAAGACCTGCCTTATTGATAAAGACCTTGGTAATCTGCTGGATATAGACATCTTCGGCACCTTCATAGTAAGGATGAGGAACAGCTACCAAAGCCCAGTCTCCGCCTCCCTTAAAACCGTTATCCTTATTTAGGTTAAGGTCATAGGCTGAAGCCGTATTTTCTAAAGTTGTAAACTCTGTTTTCTTTAAGGAAGGAAGAAGATCCTGAATCTTTTCCTTGTGCACGGAAAAGAATTTTTCAAAACCCTTGATTTCTCCGGCTTCGTTTTTACCGATATCCATTGCGTGTTCTGCTTCTGCAGGATGTGTAAAAACAATCTTAAAGTCAACGGAATTGCCTTCAACTACTGAAGTCGGGGTATAAATCATTTGGAAGTGTGCAAATGAAGCCATAGCTACCAAGAATAAAAGTAAAACTATTCCTGTAAATTTTTTCATAAAAAACTCTCCTATAAATATTTTAGTCTAAAGACTCTTAATCTTAAGTTCAAAAAAGATAGGACCAAAAGTTTTGCTTTAAACTCACGGAAAAATCTTTTTTTTCAAATCCAAATGTAAATCAACACTTACAATCTATCTTATTCTCAAAAAAAAAGCAAGCCCCCAAAGACGGAACAGCAAACTTTTAATTAAAAATAAAGCGGAGATTAAATAAAGAAAACACGAAAAACGCAAGGCGTCAGCTTCGCTTATAGAAAAGACTGACAGTAAAATAGAGTTGCAATAATGAGTTTTCCGACTTTCCTTCCCTCCGAAGGATTCGTAATACAAATAGGCAGGTCTCCTGACTTATGATTTAAAGTTTATCGCCTTCCCATATTAACAGTGGCTTATGCTTCCAATACATAGAGGCATTATGATAAACAAACTCAATTACAGTAGCGGGGGCTGTGCCGGTTTTTCACCGGTTTCCCTTTTAATCTTAAAAATTAATTTAAGAACCTTATTTGTCTATAACCTTCGGGTAATTATAAATATTTCCAAAAAAAAAGCAAGCCCCCAACGGGACACCAATGGGGATTTGTTATCTATTTACTATCCTACTTATTTTCAGCCTTATCCGAAATCTTTTTAAAGATAGGAGGCCAAGCGAACATAACCACAAAAAGCAAGATTACTATTATCAGGGCCGCAGGCGAAAATCCTTCCTTGGGTTTTGCTCTTTCAGAAGGCTCTCCGTCAGAAGAAGATATATCGGCTTGTTTTGTGCTATCAGCCTGTTCGGCCGCATCTTCAATCTTACTGACCTCAAACCAAATAACTGCATCTTGAGAAAGTTCTTTCCCACCGAATTCCTTTTCCTTCCCTACCCCAAGAGCAGCAAAGCCCCAATATCCAGGACAAGGAGGAATAAACTCGAAAACGCCTGTATTATCCGCCATTATCATTCCGGCACCCGATTTTTGCAGTTTGGGTTCTCCGGTAAATTTCTTGTTTGCCATATCCACATCGTAGTTCATGTTTTCAAATTCAACCTGAGCATAAGGCACAGGTTTTCCATCGGAGTCCAAAACAAGGGCACGGATAACACCGCCCTCCCAAATCTCATATGGCTTTACCAAGGGCAAAATTTCAGGATAGCCTTCGGCAACCCTTGACTGCCAATCGGTTGAAAGT
Proteins encoded in this window:
- a CDS encoding ZinT/AdcA family metal-binding protein, producing the protein MVNKRMGAKIALILVTLAVIFTACKSMPSTIGSMKVEAGKELAAWKGEWISIDIVKDDSSLNAVYKETAAKMPYYTEDGLKAAVADMYASPVVSAKFDGTNTVIFTIQKRDGSKFEMPCEYKYIGKQAAPDQEGLFWEAFEAVTDTKELRSVKYLILIPPDRHGDGILHWHGRFTSYSISWIVGGDKSWPTYVPASTTKETMVSNFENSIKSMTKFSPVSPFESYAKYGKWINTLSIFENTSKEVEAAYAKVIKEFAGKNPKGGDFTKAEIIAELQKGNKSVKDYSHMEFIVKDGKNELVFYKGNKEVFRSSYIRVAASPSKPYMTMKAERKDAGMYSLISFVVVHGTAPMQHFHLWYGNNEKELEEFEGTPTCYRAALTDAEIAAAVEKSARTLLEKLTKTKK
- a CDS encoding DUF4198 domain-containing protein codes for the protein MKKFTGIVLLLFLVAMASFAHFQMIYTPTSVVEGNSVDFKIVFTHPAEAEHAMDIGKNEAGEIKGFEKFFSVHKEKIQDLLPSLKKTEFTTLENTASAYDLNLNKDNGFKGGGDWALVAVPHPYYEGAEDVYIQQITKVFINKAGLDTDWSARCAEGYPEIMPLVKPYDVWVGGLFRGTVVDSKGKPVPNAEIEVEYINFDVNMKKSKFEKKAKPKNAAATILADANGNFSFVPHKAGYWGFAALGAGNVKEFAGKELSQDAVLWIEAVPVK
- a CDS encoding DUF4198 domain-containing protein, with protein sequence MKKLFFSLLLCWTALGLFAHFQIIYTPSSIIEASNNKVDFIISFTHPFDSGLTMDIGKNEAGEIKGLKEFYSIHKESKTDLMPFLKKGEFESAENKAFAYTLEFNKEAGFKGGGDWVLVAVPHPYFEAADDGYIQQIAKVFINKAGLSTDWQSRVAEGYPEILPLVKPYEIWEGGVIRALVLDSDGKPVPYAQVEFENMNYDVDMANKKFTGEPKLQKSGAGMIMADNTGVFEFIPPCPGYWGFAALGVGKEKEFGGKELSQDAVIWFEVSKIEDAAEQADSTKQADISSSDGEPSERAKPKEGFSPAALIIVILLFVVMFAWPPIFKKISDKAENK